A portion of the Pseudomonas protegens CHA0 genome contains these proteins:
- a CDS encoding carboxynorspermidine decarboxylase — protein sequence MIKTPYYLIDKQKLLSNMQKIAYVREQSGAKALLALKCFATWSVFDLMQQYMDGTTSSSLYELKLGRQKFEGETHAYSVAWADDEIEEMLANCDKIIFNSISQLQRFADASAGKVRGLRVNPQVSSSDYLLADPARPFSRLGEWDPAKIEQVIEQISGFMFHNNCENGDFGLFDQMLTTIEERFGHLLHKVEWVSLGGGIHFTGEDYALDAFCARLKAFSQKYGVQVYLEPGEAAITQSASLEVTVLDTLYNGKHLAVVDSSIEAHMLDLLIYRLNAKLSPSAGEHTYMVCGKSCLAGDIFGEYQFDRPLAIGDRLSFIDAAGYTMVKKNWFNGLKMPSIVVKQLDGSIEVVREFGFEDYLSSLS from the coding sequence ATGATCAAGACGCCGTACTACCTCATCGACAAGCAGAAGCTTTTGAGCAACATGCAGAAGATCGCCTACGTGCGCGAGCAGTCCGGCGCCAAGGCCCTGCTGGCCCTCAAGTGCTTCGCCACCTGGTCGGTGTTCGACCTGATGCAGCAGTACATGGACGGCACCACCTCCTCGTCGCTCTACGAGCTCAAGCTCGGCCGGCAGAAGTTCGAAGGCGAGACCCACGCCTACAGCGTGGCCTGGGCCGACGACGAAATCGAGGAGATGCTCGCCAACTGCGACAAGATCATCTTCAACTCCATCAGCCAGCTGCAGCGCTTTGCCGACGCCAGCGCGGGCAAGGTGCGCGGCCTGCGGGTCAACCCCCAGGTCAGCAGTTCGGACTACCTGCTGGCCGACCCGGCGCGCCCGTTCAGCCGCCTGGGCGAGTGGGACCCGGCCAAGATCGAGCAGGTCATCGAGCAGATCTCCGGCTTCATGTTCCACAACAACTGCGAGAACGGCGACTTCGGCCTGTTCGACCAGATGCTGACCACCATCGAGGAACGCTTCGGCCACCTGCTGCACAAGGTCGAGTGGGTCAGCCTCGGCGGCGGCATCCACTTCACCGGCGAGGACTACGCCCTGGACGCCTTCTGTGCGCGCCTCAAGGCTTTCTCCCAGAAGTACGGCGTGCAGGTCTACCTGGAGCCGGGCGAAGCGGCGATCACCCAGAGCGCCTCCCTGGAAGTGACCGTGCTCGACACCCTGTACAACGGCAAGCACCTGGCCGTGGTGGACAGCTCCATCGAAGCCCACATGCTCGACCTGCTGATCTATCGCCTGAACGCCAAGCTGTCACCAAGCGCGGGCGAACATACCTACATGGTGTGCGGCAAGTCCTGCCTGGCCGGGGATATCTTCGGCGAATACCAATTTGATCGTCCGCTGGCCATCGGCGATCGACTGTCGTTCATTGATGCGGCGGGTTACACCATGGTCAAGAAAAACTGGTTCAACGGTCTGAAAATGCCGTCCATTGTCGTGAAACAACTCGATGGCAGCATCGAGGTGGTACGCGAGTTTGGTTTCGAAGACTACCTGTCCAGCCTTTCCTGA
- a CDS encoding saccharopine dehydrogenase family protein yields MKKNVLIIGAGGVAKVVAHKCAQHNDELGRIAIASRNISKCQAIIDSVKAKGSLKQPAEIKAYALNALDIEATKALIRETESQIVINVGSAFLNMSVLRACIDTGVAYLDTAIHEEPGKICETPPWYGNYEWKHLEECQQKNITAILGVGFDPGVVNAYAALAQQEHFDRIDSIDILDVNAGSHGKYFATNFDPEINFREFTGQVWSWQDSQWTSNTMFEVKRTDDLPVVGSQNLYLTGHDEVHSLSKNLDVPNVRFWMSFGEHYINVFTVLRNLGLLSEQPVKTAEGLEVVPLKVVKAVLPDPASLAPGYTGKTCIGDLVKGSKNGQPREVFIYNVADHEEAYAETDSQGISYTAGVPPVAAALLVARGEWDVQRMANVEELPAKPFLKALDLMGLPTRIKDEQGDRPWDAKA; encoded by the coding sequence TTGAAGAAGAATGTTCTTATCATTGGTGCAGGAGGTGTCGCCAAGGTGGTGGCCCACAAGTGCGCGCAGCACAACGACGAACTCGGTCGTATTGCTATCGCGTCGCGCAACATCTCCAAATGCCAGGCCATCATCGACAGCGTCAAGGCCAAGGGCAGCCTCAAACAGCCCGCTGAAATAAAAGCCTATGCGCTCAACGCGCTGGACATCGAGGCAACCAAGGCGCTGATCCGCGAGACCGAGTCGCAGATCGTCATCAACGTCGGTTCCGCCTTCCTCAACATGTCGGTGCTGCGTGCCTGCATCGATACCGGTGTGGCCTACCTGGACACCGCGATCCACGAAGAACCGGGCAAGATCTGCGAGACCCCGCCCTGGTACGGCAACTACGAGTGGAAGCATCTCGAAGAGTGCCAGCAGAAGAACATCACCGCGATCCTCGGCGTCGGCTTCGACCCGGGCGTGGTCAACGCCTATGCGGCCCTGGCCCAGCAGGAACATTTCGACCGCATCGACTCGATCGACATTCTCGACGTCAATGCCGGTTCCCACGGCAAATATTTCGCCACCAATTTCGACCCGGAAATCAACTTCCGCGAATTCACCGGGCAGGTGTGGAGCTGGCAGGACAGCCAGTGGACCAGCAACACCATGTTCGAAGTCAAGCGTACCGACGACCTGCCTGTGGTCGGCTCGCAAAACCTGTACCTGACCGGCCACGATGAAGTGCACTCGCTGTCGAAGAACCTCGACGTGCCCAACGTGCGGTTCTGGATGAGCTTCGGCGAGCACTACATCAATGTGTTCACCGTGCTGCGCAACCTGGGCCTGCTCTCCGAGCAACCGGTGAAGACCGCCGAAGGCCTGGAAGTGGTGCCGCTCAAAGTGGTCAAGGCCGTGCTGCCTGACCCGGCCTCCCTGGCCCCGGGCTACACCGGCAAGACCTGCATCGGTGACCTGGTCAAGGGCAGCAAGAATGGCCAGCCGCGCGAAGTCTTCATCTACAACGTGGCCGACCACGAAGAAGCCTACGCCGAGACCGACAGCCAGGGCATTTCCTACACCGCCGGCGTACCGCCCGTGGCCGCCGCCCTGCTGGTGGCCCGTGGCGAGTGGGACGTGCAGCGCATGGCCAACGTCGAGGAACTGCCGGCCAAGCCGTTCCTCAAGGCGCTGGACCTGATGGGCCTGCCGACCCGCATCAAGGACGAACAGGGCGACCGCCCATGGGACGCCAAGGCTTGA
- a CDS encoding dipeptidase: protein MDFSLKHLAAATLMLASLSSYTSIAQANITPQQSAAILKTFNDATVTDFRQFLGTLAKSPLAKSDQLAPTIETFLANKPLNAEQQNEIHRLLGLYARIKYGKAATETLRELVAIPTFNIDGVPQYKNPEFLKIAAKIQDLAKAFNLNFRNIDNRVYEISLEGSGDEVVGIHAHADVVPVTPENWVLEDGTRLDPFKVTLIGDRMYGRGTEDDKNGIVVALYAMKIIKEEKLPLARNFKLLVDTTEETSGDAIPYYFEHNPTPNYNLALDGGYPVVIAEKGYGTVMASFARRAAEGKGAEITHLTGGLATNQIPSTSVATLVTEQPAELAASLQKAGAEYAKQHGGNFQVAAKVVGKDVQLTVTGVSAHSSEPESGVNPVARMLDFINSQDGKIAFKHNAFTDGARYAADNWGLDYLGNKLGIGFSDDFMGPLTTSLTQVSVDDKTFKLAVNLRVPKGKTPQVLKGEITDKLAAWSKKTQVAVNIDTKIAEPMYRNPEGEWVKALLAVASENLGMAHKFGTSAGATSVHELPNGVQFGLARPEVKYTGHTDNEFKTVEQFLLDLQIVTEMVGRIGQLPKL from the coding sequence ATGGATTTTTCTCTCAAGCACCTGGCTGCGGCCACCCTGATGCTCGCCAGCCTGTCGTCCTACACCTCGATCGCCCAGGCCAACATTACCCCGCAACAAAGCGCGGCCATCCTCAAGACCTTCAATGACGCCACGGTCACGGATTTCCGCCAGTTCCTCGGCACCCTGGCCAAGAGCCCGCTGGCCAAGAGCGACCAGCTCGCCCCGACCATCGAGACCTTCCTGGCCAACAAGCCCCTGAACGCCGAACAGCAGAACGAGATCCACCGCCTGCTGGGCCTCTACGCCCGGATCAAGTACGGCAAGGCCGCCACCGAAACCCTGCGCGAACTGGTGGCCATCCCCACCTTCAACATCGACGGCGTGCCGCAGTACAAGAACCCCGAGTTCCTCAAGATCGCCGCCAAGATCCAGGACCTGGCCAAGGCCTTCAACCTGAACTTTCGCAACATCGACAACCGGGTCTACGAGATCTCCCTGGAAGGCAGCGGCGATGAAGTCGTCGGCATCCACGCCCACGCCGACGTGGTGCCGGTGACCCCGGAAAACTGGGTGCTCGAAGACGGCACCCGCCTCGACCCGTTCAAGGTCACCCTGATCGGCGACCGCATGTATGGCCGCGGTACCGAGGACGACAAGAACGGCATCGTGGTAGCGCTCTACGCGATGAAGATCATCAAGGAAGAGAAGCTGCCCCTGGCGCGCAACTTCAAGCTGCTGGTGGACACCACCGAGGAAACCAGCGGCGACGCCATTCCCTACTACTTCGAACACAACCCGACGCCCAACTACAACCTGGCGCTGGACGGCGGCTACCCGGTGGTGATCGCCGAGAAAGGTTACGGCACGGTCATGGCCAGCTTCGCCCGGCGCGCCGCCGAGGGCAAAGGGGCGGAGATCACCCACCTCACCGGTGGCCTGGCCACCAACCAGATCCCCTCGACCTCGGTAGCCACCCTGGTCACCGAGCAGCCCGCGGAACTGGCCGCCAGCCTGCAAAAGGCCGGCGCCGAATATGCCAAGCAGCACGGCGGCAACTTCCAGGTCGCGGCCAAGGTGGTGGGCAAGGATGTGCAACTGACGGTCACCGGCGTCTCGGCCCACTCCTCCGAGCCCGAGTCCGGGGTCAACCCGGTGGCGCGGATGCTGGACTTCATCAACAGCCAGGACGGCAAGATCGCCTTCAAGCACAACGCCTTCACCGATGGTGCCCGCTACGCCGCCGACAACTGGGGCCTGGACTACCTGGGCAACAAGCTGGGTATCGGCTTCTCCGACGACTTCATGGGGCCGCTGACTACCTCCCTGACCCAGGTCAGCGTGGATGACAAGACCTTCAAGCTGGCGGTCAACCTGCGGGTGCCCAAGGGCAAGACCCCGCAAGTGCTGAAGGGCGAAATCACCGACAAGCTGGCGGCCTGGAGCAAGAAGACCCAGGTAGCGGTGAACATCGACACCAAGATCGCCGAACCTATGTACCGCAACCCCGAGGGTGAATGGGTCAAGGCACTGCTGGCGGTGGCCAGCGAGAACCTGGGCATGGCGCACAAGTTCGGCACCTCCGCCGGCGCCACCTCGGTGCACGAGTTGCCCAACGGCGTGCAGTTCGGCCTGGCGCGGCCCGAGGTCAAGTACACCGGCCACACCGACAACGAGTTCAAGACCGTGGAGCAGTTCCTCCTGGACCTGCAGATCGTCACCGAGATGGTCGGCCGCATCGGCCAGTTGCCCAAGCTCTGA
- a CDS encoding fatty acid desaturase family protein: protein MSQPEPRAGENRALRAFAPDAGLFLLKPWTGGLALLADWGLIAAAFACAALWPHPVTYLLAALLIARSQLALAVLMHESAHGLLLRGQKANDRLGQWLAAGPLFLSLCTYRAGHLKHHLHPMEHDDPVVAVFGLGDYPLPRGKLALRLLADLCGVGYFISALRFARGDYRAIMPRVDKSPRQALEEVLSMLVSNGLLFGLLAWSGHPWLYLGLWLLPAITLLPLLGRVRAIMEHAGLPVAADQSRNARSIVRPSVQTFLFGPHAIHYHIEHHLYVRVPFYHLGGLHRQLATAQLLPEGNLYQGYGGVLRDVSDPDWTSAAR, encoded by the coding sequence GTGTCCCAGCCTGAACCCCGTGCCGGAGAGAATCGGGCCCTGCGTGCCTTTGCCCCCGATGCGGGGCTGTTCCTGCTCAAGCCCTGGACCGGTGGCCTGGCGCTGCTGGCCGACTGGGGGCTGATCGCCGCCGCGTTCGCCTGCGCTGCGCTCTGGCCGCACCCCGTCACCTACCTGCTGGCCGCGCTGCTGATCGCCCGCAGCCAGTTGGCGCTGGCGGTGCTGATGCACGAGAGCGCCCACGGCCTGCTGCTGCGCGGGCAGAAAGCCAATGATCGGCTGGGCCAGTGGCTGGCCGCCGGCCCGCTGTTCCTGTCCCTCTGCACCTACCGCGCCGGCCACCTCAAGCATCACCTGCATCCGATGGAGCATGACGACCCGGTGGTGGCGGTCTTCGGCCTGGGGGATTACCCCTTGCCCCGGGGCAAGCTGGCCCTGCGCCTGCTGGCGGACCTGTGCGGGGTGGGCTACTTCATCAGCGCCTTGAGGTTCGCCCGGGGTGACTACCGCGCGATCATGCCCCGGGTCGACAAGTCGCCGCGCCAGGCCCTGGAGGAAGTGCTGTCCATGCTGGTCAGCAACGGCCTGCTGTTCGGCCTGCTGGCCTGGAGCGGCCACCCCTGGCTGTACCTGGGGTTGTGGCTGTTGCCGGCGATTACCCTGCTGCCCTTGCTGGGCCGGGTACGAGCCATCATGGAGCATGCCGGCCTGCCGGTTGCCGCCGACCAGAGCCGCAACGCCCGCAGCATCGTACGGCCCAGCGTGCAGACCTTCCTGTTCGGCCCCCACGCCATCCACTACCACATCGAGCATCACCTCTATGTGCGTGTGCCGTTCTACCACCTGGGCGGCCTGCACCGGCAACTGGCCACGGCGCAGTTGCTGCCCGAGGGCAACCTCTACCAGGGGTATGGCGGGGTACTGCGAGATGTCAGCGACCCCGACTGGACGTCAGCGGCGCGCTGA
- a CDS encoding phosphatase PAP2 family protein, translating to MTGTLQRLIAAANLRQALAAVFALLLGLGAFMGLQRLVTPRYNWVTPLDEQIPFIAQSWFVYVLFFPFVLLAAAYASQEGFRALRNATGMAFAVGLLCFWLFPEYVPRPDIAALDNGFLQQRLGRMWQLDLACNGFPSLHVAVTCLACRALWRRPCKELSAVIGLLICLSTLTLKQHTLIDVAGGLFLALACALATQRQGNPARVPA from the coding sequence ATGACCGGCACCTTGCAGCGCCTGATAGCCGCCGCCAACCTTCGGCAGGCCCTGGCTGCGGTGTTCGCCCTGCTGTTGGGGCTGGGCGCGTTCATGGGGCTGCAGCGCCTGGTGACGCCGCGCTACAACTGGGTCACGCCATTGGATGAGCAGATCCCCTTTATCGCCCAGTCCTGGTTCGTCTATGTGCTGTTCTTTCCCTTTGTGCTGCTGGCGGCGGCCTATGCCAGCCAGGAGGGCTTCAGGGCCCTGCGCAATGCCACCGGCATGGCCTTCGCCGTTGGGCTGCTGTGCTTCTGGCTGTTCCCCGAATATGTGCCGAGGCCGGATATCGCCGCCCTCGACAATGGCTTCCTGCAACAGCGGCTGGGCCGGATGTGGCAGCTGGACCTGGCCTGCAACGGTTTTCCCAGCCTGCATGTGGCCGTGACCTGCCTGGCCTGTCGCGCGCTCTGGCGCCGCCCTTGCAAAGAGCTGAGCGCTGTCATCGGCCTGCTGATCTGCCTCTCGACCCTGACCCTCAAGCAGCACACGCTGATCGATGTGGCGGGCGGCCTGTTCCTGGCCCTGGCCTGTGCCCTGGCCACCCAACGACAAGGAAACCCTGCCCGTGTCCCAGCCTGA